From the genome of Bactrocera oleae isolate idBacOlea1 chromosome 2, idBacOlea1, whole genome shotgun sequence, one region includes:
- the LOC118682508 gene encoding uncharacterized protein isoform X4, translating to MSRFIILVIISFTTHISSKSDDNAVDFNFFDVEKIPENCNGFRETSQFSFIPSSWGQMKCWSGQCVSITNKCNGVQDCDDGSDEWSHFCRANFCEEDQFQCRYGACLPMKAKCNGKKECWDGTDEHEELCAIEIDTSLTSTTRIKTTAVTEGIVNPTIKATKKNKTAENANAPQTNTSVLDYSTHFEVIENSEKDLTTTSGVKTTRTQTTTNRPLVTTTKDTKTPFNALPTERPHLTTTSVKATISTQKTSASKPLLKPTTKANVTRNHSEKDLQITTPKIRKTTKYSATLTTPTFSIDVPSETPSTQPKSNGNKGQEVRKIHNKLAVSQTTLSTPNVASQTTIFKTNLSSTPNYASVSNVSVQISINSQPQTDVLPNSPLYYVNKALNTTETLRNLNYPGSITTTLSNRYNIKKTTPPSTTTKGTPKAIKLCILRNCGHPLFCNISLPGSLDSKSSHANQGRLYLMEGSQVIFNCADGYVLEGVNRTTCTAKGWSNENPSCNPHCDVDFKSNCASPLKCFLEEPNIRSKTVIRNNFAETKVKEHSQLSFVCDDGYLLEGPKLRKCTTKGWSNVMPRCVNRCDVLDLGIPKSPLMCQLFDSNTGLSHYYQYSQRNRMIKEGSYLEYSCEYGYKLNGANRSTCTNNGWNSDAPTCKQTCDAGILNACTSPLNCERFDFAINNYRRIYKGSVQQLSQLEYLHLSCDDGYDLQGTQYLTCMGGKWQGTMPKCNERISNTCDKRILDNCTYPLICKRFDREFNDFRKINSATRQKSVSDVERIKVSCGYGYVLDGRNVLSCAAGKWDHNMPKCIDLISYPGASIH from the exons ATTTCGTGAAACTAGTCAATTTTCATTTATCCCTTCTAGTTGGGGGCAAATGAAGTGTTGGTCGGGACAGTGTGTCAGCATCACTAATAAATGTAATGGCGTACAGGACTGTGATGACGGTAGTGACGAATGGAGCCATTTTTGTAGAGCCAATTTTTGTGAAGAGGATCAGTTCCAATGCCGTTATGGCGCGTGTTTACCTATGAAAGCGAAATGCAATGGAAAAAAGGAATGCTGGGATGGTACGGATGAGCACGAGGAACTTTGCGCAATAGAAATTGATACCTCATTAACATCCACAACACGAATAAAAACAACTGCGGTTACGGAAGGTATTGTGAATCCAACGATTaaggctacaaaaaaaaataaaacagccGAGAATGCAAATGCACCGCAAACGAATACAAGTGTTTTAGACTATTCGACACATTTTGAAGTCATTGAAAATTCCGAAAAGGATTTAACAACCACATCCGGAGTTAAAACTACGCGCACACAAACAACAACGAATCGACCACTTGTTACCACTACGAAAGACACAAAAACACCTTTCAATGCATTGCCTACAGAACGACCCCACCTGACAACGACAAGTGTAAAAGCAACTATAAGCACACAAAAAACATCAGCTTCTAAACCACTCCTCAAAccgacaacaaaagcaaatgtaACGAGAAACCATTCCGAAAAAGATTTGCAAATAACGACGCCAAAAATTaggaaaacaacaaaatattcagcAACTCTAACAACTCCAACATTTTCTATTGATGTCCCAAGTGAAACACCTTCAACGCAACCTAAGAGTAATGGAAATAAGGGTCAAGAAGTGAGGAAGATCCATAATAAACTGGCCGTGTCGCAAACTACCTTATCTACTCCAAATGTGGCATCACAAACtactattttcaaaacaaatttaagtTCGACTCCTAACTATGCTAGTGTGTCTAATGTTAGTGTGCAGATCTCTATAAATTCACAGCCACAGACTGACGTACTGCCTAACAGTCCactttattatgttaataaagCATTAAATACCACCGAAACACTTCGTAATCTAAACTATCCTGGAAGTATAACCACAACACTCTCAAATCGGTACAACATCAAAAAAACAACACCGCCGTCTACGACCACTAAAGGAACTCCCAAAGCCATTAAGCTATGTATTTTACGCAATTGTGGTCATCCACTCTTTTGCAACATTTCATTACCAGGCTCTCTCGATTCTAAAAGTTCACATGCTAATCAGGGACGATTATATCTTATGGAGGGCTCACAAGTAATTTTCAACTGTGCCGACGGTTATGTTTTAGAAGGTGTAAACCGTACAACATGCACAGCAAAAGGCTGGAGCAATGAAAACCCAAGTTGCA ATCCACACTGTGACGTAGACTTTAAATCTAACTGTGCATCTCCACTCAAATGTTTCCTTGAAGAACCCAACATTAGATCAAAAACCGTCATAAGGAATAATTTTGCAGAAACTAAAGTTAAGGAACATTCTCAACTTAGTTTTGTCTGCGATGATGGTTATCTGCTAGAAGGTCCGAAACTAAGGAAATGCACAACGAAAGGATGGTCAAATGTGATGCCTAGATGTG TTAATCGTTGCGATGTATTGGACTTGGGAATTCCCAAGTCTCCGCTTATGTGCCAACTATTTGACTCAAATACAGGACTTTCACATTACTATCAATATTCGCAGCGGAATAGGATGATCAAAGAAGGCTCTTATTTAGAATATAGCTGCGAATATGGATATAAACTGAATGGAGCGAATCGTTCAACCTGCACGAATAATGGCTGGAATAGTGACGCACCTACTTGCA AGCAAACTTGTGATGCTGGTATATTGAACGCCTGCACTTCTCCGTTAAACTGTGAGAGATTTGATTTTGCGATCAACAACTATAGGAGAATCTACAAAGGAAGCGTGCAGCAATTGTCCCAATTGGAATATTTACATCTTAGTTGTGATGATGGCTATGACTTACAAGGCACACAATATTTAACTTGTATGGGAGGCAAATGGCAAGGCACTATGCCTAAATGTAACG aGCGAATCTCTAACACTTGTGACAAAAGAATATTGGATAACTGTACTTATCCACTAATTTGTAAGAGATTTGATCGCGAGTTCAACGATTTTAGAAAAATCAACAGTGCCACCCGCCAGAAATCAGTCTCTGATGTGGAACGTATAAAAGTCAGTTGTGGATATGGTTATGTGCTGGATGGCAGAAACGTTTTAAGTTGCGCGGCAGGAAAGTGGGATCACAATATGCCCAAATGTATTG ATTTGATCTCATACCCAGGTGCAAGCATCCACTAA
- the LOC118682508 gene encoding uncharacterized protein isoform X1, which translates to MSRFIILVIISFTTHISSKSDDNAVDFNFFDVEKIPENCNGFRETSQFSFIPSSWGQMKCWSGQCVSITNKCNGVQDCDDGSDEWSHFCRANFCEEDQFQCRYGACLPMKAKCNGKKECWDGTDEHEELCAIEIDTSLTSTTRIKTTAVTEGIVNPTIKATKKNKTAENANAPQTNTSVLDYSTHFEVIENSEKDLTTTSGVKTTRTQTTTNRPLVTTTKDTKTPFNALPTERPHLTTTSVKATISTQKTSASKPLLKPTTKANVTRNHSEKDLQITTPKIRKTTKYSATLTTPTFSIDVPSETPSTQPKSNGNKGQEVRKIHNKLAVSQTTLSTPNVASQTTIFKTNLSSTPNYASVSNVSVQISINSQPQTDVLPNSPLYYVNKALNTTETLRNLNYPGSITTTLSNRYNIKKTTPPSTTTKGTPKAIKLCILRNCGHPLFCNISLPGSLDSKSSHANQGRLYLMEGSQVIFNCADGYVLEGVNRTTCTAKGWSNENPSCNPHCDVDFKSNCASPLKCFLEEPNIRSKTVIRNNFAETKVKEHSQLSFVCDDGYLLEGPKLRKCTTKGWSNVMPRCVNRCDVLDLGIPKSPLMCQLFDSNTGLSHYYQYSQRNRMIKEGSYLEYSCEYGYKLNGANRSTCTNNGWNSDAPTCKQTCDAGILNACTSPLNCERFDFAINNYRRIYKGSVQQLSQLEYLHLSCDDGYDLQGTQYLTCMGGKWQGTMPKCNERISNTCDKRILDNCTYPLICKRFDREFNDFRKINSATRQKSVSDVERIKVSCGYGYVLDGRNVLSCAAGKWDHNMPKCIASSCRFDLIPRCKHPLTCTWYDSKSQSEQITTDNNITESTSYALNTQIVFGCANGYKLKGEEQTICTSNGWTHEQSLKLPECTLQCDTDIFKSCKEPLVCFYLQPNKKFLQVSSDFLIEDVENSFIYFRCVNDYMLQGVDYINCNSKGWDNPMPECVSAYS; encoded by the exons ATTTCGTGAAACTAGTCAATTTTCATTTATCCCTTCTAGTTGGGGGCAAATGAAGTGTTGGTCGGGACAGTGTGTCAGCATCACTAATAAATGTAATGGCGTACAGGACTGTGATGACGGTAGTGACGAATGGAGCCATTTTTGTAGAGCCAATTTTTGTGAAGAGGATCAGTTCCAATGCCGTTATGGCGCGTGTTTACCTATGAAAGCGAAATGCAATGGAAAAAAGGAATGCTGGGATGGTACGGATGAGCACGAGGAACTTTGCGCAATAGAAATTGATACCTCATTAACATCCACAACACGAATAAAAACAACTGCGGTTACGGAAGGTATTGTGAATCCAACGATTaaggctacaaaaaaaaataaaacagccGAGAATGCAAATGCACCGCAAACGAATACAAGTGTTTTAGACTATTCGACACATTTTGAAGTCATTGAAAATTCCGAAAAGGATTTAACAACCACATCCGGAGTTAAAACTACGCGCACACAAACAACAACGAATCGACCACTTGTTACCACTACGAAAGACACAAAAACACCTTTCAATGCATTGCCTACAGAACGACCCCACCTGACAACGACAAGTGTAAAAGCAACTATAAGCACACAAAAAACATCAGCTTCTAAACCACTCCTCAAAccgacaacaaaagcaaatgtaACGAGAAACCATTCCGAAAAAGATTTGCAAATAACGACGCCAAAAATTaggaaaacaacaaaatattcagcAACTCTAACAACTCCAACATTTTCTATTGATGTCCCAAGTGAAACACCTTCAACGCAACCTAAGAGTAATGGAAATAAGGGTCAAGAAGTGAGGAAGATCCATAATAAACTGGCCGTGTCGCAAACTACCTTATCTACTCCAAATGTGGCATCACAAACtactattttcaaaacaaatttaagtTCGACTCCTAACTATGCTAGTGTGTCTAATGTTAGTGTGCAGATCTCTATAAATTCACAGCCACAGACTGACGTACTGCCTAACAGTCCactttattatgttaataaagCATTAAATACCACCGAAACACTTCGTAATCTAAACTATCCTGGAAGTATAACCACAACACTCTCAAATCGGTACAACATCAAAAAAACAACACCGCCGTCTACGACCACTAAAGGAACTCCCAAAGCCATTAAGCTATGTATTTTACGCAATTGTGGTCATCCACTCTTTTGCAACATTTCATTACCAGGCTCTCTCGATTCTAAAAGTTCACATGCTAATCAGGGACGATTATATCTTATGGAGGGCTCACAAGTAATTTTCAACTGTGCCGACGGTTATGTTTTAGAAGGTGTAAACCGTACAACATGCACAGCAAAAGGCTGGAGCAATGAAAACCCAAGTTGCA ATCCACACTGTGACGTAGACTTTAAATCTAACTGTGCATCTCCACTCAAATGTTTCCTTGAAGAACCCAACATTAGATCAAAAACCGTCATAAGGAATAATTTTGCAGAAACTAAAGTTAAGGAACATTCTCAACTTAGTTTTGTCTGCGATGATGGTTATCTGCTAGAAGGTCCGAAACTAAGGAAATGCACAACGAAAGGATGGTCAAATGTGATGCCTAGATGTG TTAATCGTTGCGATGTATTGGACTTGGGAATTCCCAAGTCTCCGCTTATGTGCCAACTATTTGACTCAAATACAGGACTTTCACATTACTATCAATATTCGCAGCGGAATAGGATGATCAAAGAAGGCTCTTATTTAGAATATAGCTGCGAATATGGATATAAACTGAATGGAGCGAATCGTTCAACCTGCACGAATAATGGCTGGAATAGTGACGCACCTACTTGCA AGCAAACTTGTGATGCTGGTATATTGAACGCCTGCACTTCTCCGTTAAACTGTGAGAGATTTGATTTTGCGATCAACAACTATAGGAGAATCTACAAAGGAAGCGTGCAGCAATTGTCCCAATTGGAATATTTACATCTTAGTTGTGATGATGGCTATGACTTACAAGGCACACAATATTTAACTTGTATGGGAGGCAAATGGCAAGGCACTATGCCTAAATGTAACG aGCGAATCTCTAACACTTGTGACAAAAGAATATTGGATAACTGTACTTATCCACTAATTTGTAAGAGATTTGATCGCGAGTTCAACGATTTTAGAAAAATCAACAGTGCCACCCGCCAGAAATCAGTCTCTGATGTGGAACGTATAAAAGTCAGTTGTGGATATGGTTATGTGCTGGATGGCAGAAACGTTTTAAGTTGCGCGGCAGGAAAGTGGGATCACAATATGCCCAAATGTATTG CATCTTCCTGTAGATTTGATCTCATACCCAGGTGCAAGCATCCACTAACTTGCACGTGGTACGACTCCAAGTCCCAATCCGAACAGATTACAACTGATAACAATATTACAGAGTCCACAAGTTATGCACTAAATACCCAGATTGTTTTCGGTTGTGCTAACGGTTATAAGCTAAAAGGCGAAGAACAAACCATTTGTACTTCGAACGGCTGGACTCATGAACAAAGTCTTAAACTACCGGAATGCA CTCTTCAATGCGATACCGATATCTTTAAAAGCTGTAAAGAACcacttgtttgtttttatttacaaccaaacaaaaaattcttacaGGTAAGCAGCGATTTCTTGATAGAGGATGTTGAAAACTCCTTTATATACTTTCGCTGTGTTAACGATTATATGCTGCAAGGGGTGGattatataaattgtaattCGAAGGGATGGGATAATCCTATGCCTGAGTGCGTTTCTGcatattcttaa
- the LOC118682508 gene encoding uncharacterized protein isoform X2, producing MSRFIILVIISFTTHISSKSDDNAVDFNFFDVEKIPENCNGWGQMKCWSGQCVSITNKCNGVQDCDDGSDEWSHFCRANFCEEDQFQCRYGACLPMKAKCNGKKECWDGTDEHEELCAIEIDTSLTSTTRIKTTAVTEGIVNPTIKATKKNKTAENANAPQTNTSVLDYSTHFEVIENSEKDLTTTSGVKTTRTQTTTNRPLVTTTKDTKTPFNALPTERPHLTTTSVKATISTQKTSASKPLLKPTTKANVTRNHSEKDLQITTPKIRKTTKYSATLTTPTFSIDVPSETPSTQPKSNGNKGQEVRKIHNKLAVSQTTLSTPNVASQTTIFKTNLSSTPNYASVSNVSVQISINSQPQTDVLPNSPLYYVNKALNTTETLRNLNYPGSITTTLSNRYNIKKTTPPSTTTKGTPKAIKLCILRNCGHPLFCNISLPGSLDSKSSHANQGRLYLMEGSQVIFNCADGYVLEGVNRTTCTAKGWSNENPSCNPHCDVDFKSNCASPLKCFLEEPNIRSKTVIRNNFAETKVKEHSQLSFVCDDGYLLEGPKLRKCTTKGWSNVMPRCVNRCDVLDLGIPKSPLMCQLFDSNTGLSHYYQYSQRNRMIKEGSYLEYSCEYGYKLNGANRSTCTNNGWNSDAPTCKQTCDAGILNACTSPLNCERFDFAINNYRRIYKGSVQQLSQLEYLHLSCDDGYDLQGTQYLTCMGGKWQGTMPKCNERISNTCDKRILDNCTYPLICKRFDREFNDFRKINSATRQKSVSDVERIKVSCGYGYVLDGRNVLSCAAGKWDHNMPKCIASSCRFDLIPRCKHPLTCTWYDSKSQSEQITTDNNITESTSYALNTQIVFGCANGYKLKGEEQTICTSNGWTHEQSLKLPECTLQCDTDIFKSCKEPLVCFYLQPNKKFLQVSSDFLIEDVENSFIYFRCVNDYMLQGVDYINCNSKGWDNPMPECVSAYS from the exons TTGGGGGCAAATGAAGTGTTGGTCGGGACAGTGTGTCAGCATCACTAATAAATGTAATGGCGTACAGGACTGTGATGACGGTAGTGACGAATGGAGCCATTTTTGTAGAGCCAATTTTTGTGAAGAGGATCAGTTCCAATGCCGTTATGGCGCGTGTTTACCTATGAAAGCGAAATGCAATGGAAAAAAGGAATGCTGGGATGGTACGGATGAGCACGAGGAACTTTGCGCAATAGAAATTGATACCTCATTAACATCCACAACACGAATAAAAACAACTGCGGTTACGGAAGGTATTGTGAATCCAACGATTaaggctacaaaaaaaaataaaacagccGAGAATGCAAATGCACCGCAAACGAATACAAGTGTTTTAGACTATTCGACACATTTTGAAGTCATTGAAAATTCCGAAAAGGATTTAACAACCACATCCGGAGTTAAAACTACGCGCACACAAACAACAACGAATCGACCACTTGTTACCACTACGAAAGACACAAAAACACCTTTCAATGCATTGCCTACAGAACGACCCCACCTGACAACGACAAGTGTAAAAGCAACTATAAGCACACAAAAAACATCAGCTTCTAAACCACTCCTCAAAccgacaacaaaagcaaatgtaACGAGAAACCATTCCGAAAAAGATTTGCAAATAACGACGCCAAAAATTaggaaaacaacaaaatattcagcAACTCTAACAACTCCAACATTTTCTATTGATGTCCCAAGTGAAACACCTTCAACGCAACCTAAGAGTAATGGAAATAAGGGTCAAGAAGTGAGGAAGATCCATAATAAACTGGCCGTGTCGCAAACTACCTTATCTACTCCAAATGTGGCATCACAAACtactattttcaaaacaaatttaagtTCGACTCCTAACTATGCTAGTGTGTCTAATGTTAGTGTGCAGATCTCTATAAATTCACAGCCACAGACTGACGTACTGCCTAACAGTCCactttattatgttaataaagCATTAAATACCACCGAAACACTTCGTAATCTAAACTATCCTGGAAGTATAACCACAACACTCTCAAATCGGTACAACATCAAAAAAACAACACCGCCGTCTACGACCACTAAAGGAACTCCCAAAGCCATTAAGCTATGTATTTTACGCAATTGTGGTCATCCACTCTTTTGCAACATTTCATTACCAGGCTCTCTCGATTCTAAAAGTTCACATGCTAATCAGGGACGATTATATCTTATGGAGGGCTCACAAGTAATTTTCAACTGTGCCGACGGTTATGTTTTAGAAGGTGTAAACCGTACAACATGCACAGCAAAAGGCTGGAGCAATGAAAACCCAAGTTGCA ATCCACACTGTGACGTAGACTTTAAATCTAACTGTGCATCTCCACTCAAATGTTTCCTTGAAGAACCCAACATTAGATCAAAAACCGTCATAAGGAATAATTTTGCAGAAACTAAAGTTAAGGAACATTCTCAACTTAGTTTTGTCTGCGATGATGGTTATCTGCTAGAAGGTCCGAAACTAAGGAAATGCACAACGAAAGGATGGTCAAATGTGATGCCTAGATGTG TTAATCGTTGCGATGTATTGGACTTGGGAATTCCCAAGTCTCCGCTTATGTGCCAACTATTTGACTCAAATACAGGACTTTCACATTACTATCAATATTCGCAGCGGAATAGGATGATCAAAGAAGGCTCTTATTTAGAATATAGCTGCGAATATGGATATAAACTGAATGGAGCGAATCGTTCAACCTGCACGAATAATGGCTGGAATAGTGACGCACCTACTTGCA AGCAAACTTGTGATGCTGGTATATTGAACGCCTGCACTTCTCCGTTAAACTGTGAGAGATTTGATTTTGCGATCAACAACTATAGGAGAATCTACAAAGGAAGCGTGCAGCAATTGTCCCAATTGGAATATTTACATCTTAGTTGTGATGATGGCTATGACTTACAAGGCACACAATATTTAACTTGTATGGGAGGCAAATGGCAAGGCACTATGCCTAAATGTAACG aGCGAATCTCTAACACTTGTGACAAAAGAATATTGGATAACTGTACTTATCCACTAATTTGTAAGAGATTTGATCGCGAGTTCAACGATTTTAGAAAAATCAACAGTGCCACCCGCCAGAAATCAGTCTCTGATGTGGAACGTATAAAAGTCAGTTGTGGATATGGTTATGTGCTGGATGGCAGAAACGTTTTAAGTTGCGCGGCAGGAAAGTGGGATCACAATATGCCCAAATGTATTG CATCTTCCTGTAGATTTGATCTCATACCCAGGTGCAAGCATCCACTAACTTGCACGTGGTACGACTCCAAGTCCCAATCCGAACAGATTACAACTGATAACAATATTACAGAGTCCACAAGTTATGCACTAAATACCCAGATTGTTTTCGGTTGTGCTAACGGTTATAAGCTAAAAGGCGAAGAACAAACCATTTGTACTTCGAACGGCTGGACTCATGAACAAAGTCTTAAACTACCGGAATGCA CTCTTCAATGCGATACCGATATCTTTAAAAGCTGTAAAGAACcacttgtttgtttttatttacaaccaaacaaaaaattcttacaGGTAAGCAGCGATTTCTTGATAGAGGATGTTGAAAACTCCTTTATATACTTTCGCTGTGTTAACGATTATATGCTGCAAGGGGTGGattatataaattgtaattCGAAGGGATGGGATAATCCTATGCCTGAGTGCGTTTCTGcatattcttaa
- the LOC118682508 gene encoding uncharacterized protein isoform X3, which produces MKCWSGQCVSITNKCNGVQDCDDGSDEWSHFCRANFCEEDQFQCRYGACLPMKAKCNGKKECWDGTDEHEELCAIEIDTSLTSTTRIKTTAVTEGIVNPTIKATKKNKTAENANAPQTNTSVLDYSTHFEVIENSEKDLTTTSGVKTTRTQTTTNRPLVTTTKDTKTPFNALPTERPHLTTTSVKATISTQKTSASKPLLKPTTKANVTRNHSEKDLQITTPKIRKTTKYSATLTTPTFSIDVPSETPSTQPKSNGNKGQEVRKIHNKLAVSQTTLSTPNVASQTTIFKTNLSSTPNYASVSNVSVQISINSQPQTDVLPNSPLYYVNKALNTTETLRNLNYPGSITTTLSNRYNIKKTTPPSTTTKGTPKAIKLCILRNCGHPLFCNISLPGSLDSKSSHANQGRLYLMEGSQVIFNCADGYVLEGVNRTTCTAKGWSNENPSCNPHCDVDFKSNCASPLKCFLEEPNIRSKTVIRNNFAETKVKEHSQLSFVCDDGYLLEGPKLRKCTTKGWSNVMPRCVNRCDVLDLGIPKSPLMCQLFDSNTGLSHYYQYSQRNRMIKEGSYLEYSCEYGYKLNGANRSTCTNNGWNSDAPTCKQTCDAGILNACTSPLNCERFDFAINNYRRIYKGSVQQLSQLEYLHLSCDDGYDLQGTQYLTCMGGKWQGTMPKCNERISNTCDKRILDNCTYPLICKRFDREFNDFRKINSATRQKSVSDVERIKVSCGYGYVLDGRNVLSCAAGKWDHNMPKCIASSCRFDLIPRCKHPLTCTWYDSKSQSEQITTDNNITESTSYALNTQIVFGCANGYKLKGEEQTICTSNGWTHEQSLKLPECTLQCDTDIFKSCKEPLVCFYLQPNKKFLQVSSDFLIEDVENSFIYFRCVNDYMLQGVDYINCNSKGWDNPMPECVSAYS; this is translated from the exons ATGAAGTGTTGGTCGGGACAGTGTGTCAGCATCACTAATAAATGTAATGGCGTACAGGACTGTGATGACGGTAGTGACGAATGGAGCCATTTTTGTAGAGCCAATTTTTGTGAAGAGGATCAGTTCCAATGCCGTTATGGCGCGTGTTTACCTATGAAAGCGAAATGCAATGGAAAAAAGGAATGCTGGGATGGTACGGATGAGCACGAGGAACTTTGCGCAATAGAAATTGATACCTCATTAACATCCACAACACGAATAAAAACAACTGCGGTTACGGAAGGTATTGTGAATCCAACGATTaaggctacaaaaaaaaataaaacagccGAGAATGCAAATGCACCGCAAACGAATACAAGTGTTTTAGACTATTCGACACATTTTGAAGTCATTGAAAATTCCGAAAAGGATTTAACAACCACATCCGGAGTTAAAACTACGCGCACACAAACAACAACGAATCGACCACTTGTTACCACTACGAAAGACACAAAAACACCTTTCAATGCATTGCCTACAGAACGACCCCACCTGACAACGACAAGTGTAAAAGCAACTATAAGCACACAAAAAACATCAGCTTCTAAACCACTCCTCAAAccgacaacaaaagcaaatgtaACGAGAAACCATTCCGAAAAAGATTTGCAAATAACGACGCCAAAAATTaggaaaacaacaaaatattcagcAACTCTAACAACTCCAACATTTTCTATTGATGTCCCAAGTGAAACACCTTCAACGCAACCTAAGAGTAATGGAAATAAGGGTCAAGAAGTGAGGAAGATCCATAATAAACTGGCCGTGTCGCAAACTACCTTATCTACTCCAAATGTGGCATCACAAACtactattttcaaaacaaatttaagtTCGACTCCTAACTATGCTAGTGTGTCTAATGTTAGTGTGCAGATCTCTATAAATTCACAGCCACAGACTGACGTACTGCCTAACAGTCCactttattatgttaataaagCATTAAATACCACCGAAACACTTCGTAATCTAAACTATCCTGGAAGTATAACCACAACACTCTCAAATCGGTACAACATCAAAAAAACAACACCGCCGTCTACGACCACTAAAGGAACTCCCAAAGCCATTAAGCTATGTATTTTACGCAATTGTGGTCATCCACTCTTTTGCAACATTTCATTACCAGGCTCTCTCGATTCTAAAAGTTCACATGCTAATCAGGGACGATTATATCTTATGGAGGGCTCACAAGTAATTTTCAACTGTGCCGACGGTTATGTTTTAGAAGGTGTAAACCGTACAACATGCACAGCAAAAGGCTGGAGCAATGAAAACCCAAGTTGCA ATCCACACTGTGACGTAGACTTTAAATCTAACTGTGCATCTCCACTCAAATGTTTCCTTGAAGAACCCAACATTAGATCAAAAACCGTCATAAGGAATAATTTTGCAGAAACTAAAGTTAAGGAACATTCTCAACTTAGTTTTGTCTGCGATGATGGTTATCTGCTAGAAGGTCCGAAACTAAGGAAATGCACAACGAAAGGATGGTCAAATGTGATGCCTAGATGTG TTAATCGTTGCGATGTATTGGACTTGGGAATTCCCAAGTCTCCGCTTATGTGCCAACTATTTGACTCAAATACAGGACTTTCACATTACTATCAATATTCGCAGCGGAATAGGATGATCAAAGAAGGCTCTTATTTAGAATATAGCTGCGAATATGGATATAAACTGAATGGAGCGAATCGTTCAACCTGCACGAATAATGGCTGGAATAGTGACGCACCTACTTGCA AGCAAACTTGTGATGCTGGTATATTGAACGCCTGCACTTCTCCGTTAAACTGTGAGAGATTTGATTTTGCGATCAACAACTATAGGAGAATCTACAAAGGAAGCGTGCAGCAATTGTCCCAATTGGAATATTTACATCTTAGTTGTGATGATGGCTATGACTTACAAGGCACACAATATTTAACTTGTATGGGAGGCAAATGGCAAGGCACTATGCCTAAATGTAACG aGCGAATCTCTAACACTTGTGACAAAAGAATATTGGATAACTGTACTTATCCACTAATTTGTAAGAGATTTGATCGCGAGTTCAACGATTTTAGAAAAATCAACAGTGCCACCCGCCAGAAATCAGTCTCTGATGTGGAACGTATAAAAGTCAGTTGTGGATATGGTTATGTGCTGGATGGCAGAAACGTTTTAAGTTGCGCGGCAGGAAAGTGGGATCACAATATGCCCAAATGTATTG CATCTTCCTGTAGATTTGATCTCATACCCAGGTGCAAGCATCCACTAACTTGCACGTGGTACGACTCCAAGTCCCAATCCGAACAGATTACAACTGATAACAATATTACAGAGTCCACAAGTTATGCACTAAATACCCAGATTGTTTTCGGTTGTGCTAACGGTTATAAGCTAAAAGGCGAAGAACAAACCATTTGTACTTCGAACGGCTGGACTCATGAACAAAGTCTTAAACTACCGGAATGCA CTCTTCAATGCGATACCGATATCTTTAAAAGCTGTAAAGAACcacttgtttgtttttatttacaaccaaacaaaaaattcttacaGGTAAGCAGCGATTTCTTGATAGAGGATGTTGAAAACTCCTTTATATACTTTCGCTGTGTTAACGATTATATGCTGCAAGGGGTGGattatataaattgtaattCGAAGGGATGGGATAATCCTATGCCTGAGTGCGTTTCTGcatattcttaa